The following proteins are co-located in the Streptomyces sp. NBC_00435 genome:
- a CDS encoding AAA family ATPase: MHLKSLTLRGFKSFASATTLRFEPGITCVVGPNGSGKSNVVDALSWVMGEQGAKSLRGGKMEDVIFAGTTGRPPLGRAEVSLTIDNSDGALPIEYAEVTITRIMFRGGSSEYQINGDTCRLLDIQELLSDSGIGREMHVIVGQGQLDSVLHADPMGRRAFIEEAAGVLKHRKRKEKALRKLDAMQANLARVQDLGDELRRQLKPLGRQAAVARRAAVIQADLRDARLRLLADDLVTLRGALDAEIADEAALKARKEAAEAQLAAAVRRESELEQAVRELAPRLQRVQQTWYELSQLAERVRGTASLADARVTSASAPAEEERRGRDPEDMEKEAARIREQEAELTAAVEAAARALEDTVAHRAELERSLAEEERRLRDAARAIADRREGLARMTGRLGAARSRAGAAQAEIDRLVAARDEARSRAVEAREEYEALAEEVGEDDSSAAAQGEYEAARAELTEAEAGLGAARDALATAERSRAAVAARRDALAMGLRRKDGTAELLAARLEGLLGPAAQRLSVTPGYEAAVAAALGAVADAVAVDSAAAAAGAIRHLRAADAGRAAFLIAPGGVAVPGQGGAGAGAGAGAGGGAGGGAGAGGGAGVPAQAVAADALTGGAGAGAVAPGGVPPKPDFPHPAASRNWGTAPDPDPQTPEGLDSATASDAGSRVPAGLEVGAAPGPVTRTPPGVEVADVVPARDLVHGDAALVRAVAWVLRDFVVVPGLGEAEALVAVRPELVAVTAEGDVLGAHLAHGGSAGVPSLIEVRAAVDEADAERHRLDGECLALAGEKEVAERRRSLAGARIEELGELRRAAEQARAGVAQQLGRLAGQAKGALGEAERAASASARAQEALEQALADVEECAERLAVAEEMPVEEEPDTSRRDRLAADGANARQTEMEARLQLRTHEERVKGLAGRADSLDRGARAEREARARAERRRERLRYEAGVAAAVADGARQLLAHIEVSLTRAAGERTAAEHAKGLRERELDEARGLGRGLKGELDKLTDSVHRGEVLGAEKRMRIEQVETRALEEFGMAAAGLLAEYGPDQPVPPSPPADGEAPDGDAGPHPFVRAQQEKRLKAAERAYQQLGKVNPLALEEFAALEERHKFLSEQLEDLRKTRADLLQVVKEVDERVEQVFTEAYLDTARQFEGVFSRLFPGGEGRLILTDPDNMLTTGVDVEARPPGKKVKRLSLLSGGERSLTAVALLVSIFKARPSPFYVMDEVEAALDDTNLQRLIRIMEELQESSQLIVITHQKRTMEVADALYGVSMQGDGVSKVISQRLR, encoded by the coding sequence GTGCATCTCAAGTCCCTGACCTTGCGCGGATTCAAATCCTTCGCCTCCGCCACCACTCTGCGCTTCGAGCCGGGCATTACCTGCGTCGTGGGCCCCAACGGTTCCGGCAAGTCCAATGTGGTGGACGCGCTCTCCTGGGTCATGGGCGAACAAGGGGCCAAGTCCCTGCGCGGCGGGAAGATGGAAGACGTCATCTTCGCCGGCACCACCGGCCGCCCGCCGCTCGGGCGCGCCGAGGTGTCGCTGACCATCGACAACTCCGACGGCGCGCTGCCCATCGAGTACGCCGAGGTCACGATCACGCGGATCATGTTCCGCGGCGGCAGCAGCGAGTACCAGATCAACGGAGACACCTGCCGTCTGCTCGACATCCAGGAGCTGCTCTCCGACTCCGGCATCGGCCGCGAGATGCACGTCATCGTCGGCCAGGGCCAGCTGGACTCCGTCCTGCACGCCGATCCGATGGGCCGCCGCGCCTTCATCGAGGAAGCGGCCGGAGTGCTCAAGCACCGCAAACGCAAAGAGAAGGCGCTGCGCAAACTCGACGCGATGCAGGCCAACCTCGCACGCGTCCAGGACCTGGGCGACGAGCTGCGCCGCCAGCTCAAGCCGCTGGGCCGGCAGGCGGCGGTGGCCCGGCGGGCGGCCGTGATCCAGGCGGACCTGCGCGACGCGCGGCTGCGGCTGCTCGCCGACGACCTCGTGACGCTCAGGGGCGCGCTGGACGCGGAGATCGCGGACGAGGCGGCACTGAAGGCGCGCAAGGAGGCGGCCGAGGCACAGCTCGCGGCGGCGGTGCGGCGGGAATCCGAACTGGAGCAAGCCGTACGGGAGCTCGCGCCGCGGCTCCAGCGGGTGCAGCAGACCTGGTACGAGCTCTCGCAGCTGGCCGAGCGGGTACGGGGGACCGCGTCGCTGGCCGATGCCCGGGTCACCTCGGCCTCGGCGCCGGCCGAGGAGGAGCGGCGGGGCCGGGATCCCGAGGACATGGAGAAGGAGGCCGCGCGGATCCGCGAGCAGGAGGCGGAACTGACGGCCGCGGTGGAGGCGGCCGCGCGGGCGCTGGAGGACACCGTCGCCCACCGTGCCGAGCTGGAGCGGTCGCTGGCCGAGGAGGAGCGGCGGCTGCGGGACGCGGCGCGGGCCATCGCCGACCGGCGCGAGGGGCTGGCCCGGATGACGGGCCGGCTCGGCGCGGCCCGCTCCCGCGCGGGCGCGGCCCAGGCGGAGATCGACCGGCTGGTGGCGGCGCGGGACGAGGCGCGGTCGCGGGCGGTGGAGGCGCGCGAGGAGTACGAGGCGCTGGCCGAGGAGGTCGGGGAGGACGACTCCTCGGCGGCCGCGCAGGGGGAGTACGAGGCCGCGCGGGCCGAGCTGACGGAGGCGGAGGCCGGGCTCGGCGCGGCGCGCGACGCGTTGGCGACGGCGGAGCGCTCGCGGGCGGCGGTTGCCGCGCGGCGGGACGCCCTGGCTATGGGGCTGCGCCGAAAGGACGGCACCGCGGAACTGCTCGCGGCGCGGCTGGAGGGGCTGCTGGGCCCGGCGGCGCAGCGGCTGTCGGTGACCCCGGGGTACGAGGCCGCCGTGGCGGCGGCGCTGGGTGCGGTGGCGGATGCGGTGGCCGTGGACTCTGCCGCTGCCGCCGCCGGGGCGATCCGGCATCTGAGGGCCGCGGATGCGGGGCGGGCGGCCTTCCTGATCGCGCCGGGGGGTGTCGCGGTGCCTGGGCAGGGTGGTGCCGGTGCCGGTGCCGGTGCCGGCGCCGGTGGGGGTGCCGGTGGGGGTGCCGGCGCCGGTGGGGGTGCCGGGGTTCCGGCCCAGGCCGTGGCAGCCGATGCTCTGACCGGCGGGGCCGGTGCGGGTGCCGTGGCGCCCGGCGGGGTCCCGCCGAAGCCTGACTTCCCCCACCCCGCCGCTTCCCGAAACTGGGGCACCGCCCCGGACCCCGATCCTCAAACGCCGGAGGGGCTGGATTCGGCCACTGCCTCGGACGCCGGGTCTCGTGTGCCCGCGGGACTGGAGGTCGGCGCAGCCCCGGGACCCGTGACCCGTACGCCCCCTGGGGTGGAAGTGGCCGACGTGGTTCCCGCCAGGGATCTCGTGCACGGGGATGCCGCCCTGGTGCGGGCTGTCGCCTGGGTTTTGCGGGACTTCGTGGTCGTTCCGGGGCTGGGCGAGGCCGAGGCGCTGGTTGCCGTACGGCCCGAGCTGGTGGCCGTGACGGCCGAGGGGGACGTCCTCGGGGCGCACCTCGCGCACGGCGGGTCCGCCGGGGTGCCCAGCCTCATCGAGGTGCGGGCCGCCGTCGACGAGGCCGACGCCGAGCGGCACCGGCTCGACGGGGAGTGCCTCGCGCTGGCCGGGGAGAAGGAGGTCGCCGAGCGGCGCCGGTCGCTGGCCGGCGCGCGGATCGAGGAGCTCGGGGAGCTGCGCCGGGCCGCCGAGCAGGCGCGGGCCGGGGTCGCGCAGCAGCTGGGGCGGCTCGCGGGGCAGGCGAAGGGGGCGCTGGGCGAAGCCGAGCGCGCCGCCTCGGCCTCGGCCAGGGCGCAGGAGGCGCTGGAGCAGGCGCTGGCCGACGTGGAGGAGTGCGCGGAGCGGCTCGCCGTCGCCGAGGAGATGCCGGTGGAGGAGGAGCCGGACACCTCCCGCAGGGACCGGCTCGCGGCCGACGGGGCGAACGCGCGGCAGACCGAGATGGAGGCCCGGCTGCAGCTCAGGACCCATGAGGAGCGGGTGAAGGGGCTGGCCGGACGGGCCGATTCCCTCGACCGCGGGGCCCGGGCCGAACGGGAGGCCCGCGCCCGGGCCGAGCGCCGCCGGGAGCGGCTGCGGTACGAGGCCGGGGTGGCCGCGGCCGTCGCCGACGGCGCCCGTCAGCTGCTCGCGCACATCGAGGTGTCGCTGACCCGCGCCGCCGGGGAGCGCACGGCCGCCGAGCACGCCAAGGGCCTGCGCGAGCGGGAGCTCGACGAGGCCCGGGGACTGGGCCGCGGCCTGAAGGGCGAGCTCGACAAGCTCACGGACTCCGTGCACCGCGGTGAGGTGCTCGGCGCCGAGAAGCGCATGCGGATCGAGCAGGTGGAGACGCGCGCGCTGGAGGAGTTCGGGATGGCCGCGGCGGGGCTCCTCGCCGAGTACGGGCCCGATCAGCCGGTGCCGCCGAGCCCGCCCGCGGACGGGGAGGCGCCGGACGGGGACGCCGGGCCCCACCCCTTCGTACGCGCCCAGCAGGAGAAGCGGCTGAAGGCGGCCGAGCGCGCCTACCAGCAGCTCGGCAAGGTCAATCCGCTGGCGCTGGAGGAGTTCGCGGCGCTGGAGGAGCGGCACAAATTCCTCAGCGAACAGCTGGAAGACCTGCGCAAGACCAGGGCCGACCTCCTTCAGGTAGTGAAGGAGGTCGACGAGCGGGTCGAGCAGGTCTTCACGGAGGCCTACCTGGACACGGCCCGGCAGTTCGAGGGGGTCTTCTCGCGGCTGTTCCCCGGCGGCGAGGGCCGGCTGATCCTCACGGACCCGGACAACATGCTGACCACGGGCGTCGACGTCGAGGCCCGCCCGCCGGGCAAGAAGGTCAAGCGGCTGTCGCTGCTCTCGGGCGGCGAGCGCTCGCTGACCGCCGTGGCGCTGCTGGTCTCCATCTTCAAGGCCCGGCCCAGTCCGTTCTACGTGATGGACGAGGTCGAGGCCGCCCTCGACGACACCAACCTGCAGCGGCTGATCCGGATCATGGAGGAGCTGCAGGAGAGCTCGCAGCTGATCGTGATCACACATCAGAAGCGGACGATGGAGGTCGCCGACGCCCTCTACGGGGTCTCGATGCAGGGCGACGGGGTCTCGAAGGTCATCAGCCAGCGTCTGCGGTGA
- a CDS encoding sugar porter family MFS transporter encodes MSSSTTRPQDPGGGHVSQPDHLGHVIFITAAAAMGGFLFGYDSSVINGAVEAIRDRFDVGSATLAQVIAAALIGCALGAATAGRIADRIGRIRCMQIAAVLFTASAIGSALPFALWDLAVWRVIGGFGIGMASVIGPAYIAEVSPPAYRGRLASFQQAAIVIGIAISQLVNWGILNLADGDQRGKVGGLEAWQWMLGVMVVPAVLYGLLSFAIPESPRFLVSVGRMERAKTVLREVEGEGIDADARVREIDSTIHSEVKSSFKDLLGGRFGFLPIVWIGIGLSVFQQLVGINVIFYYSSSLWQSVGIDPSSSFLYSFETSVVNIIGTVIAMVFVDRIGRKPLALIGSVGMAISLGLAAWAFSYKDTSGGDIALPHTQGLVALIAANCFVLFFALSWGVVVWVLLGEMFPGRIRAAALGVAAAAQWIANWVITVSFPTLSDWNLSGAYVIYAVFAVLSIPFILKWVPETKGKALEEMG; translated from the coding sequence TTGAGCAGCAGCACGACGCGGCCCCAGGATCCGGGCGGCGGGCACGTATCGCAGCCCGACCACCTCGGGCACGTCATCTTCATCACCGCGGCCGCCGCGATGGGCGGGTTCCTCTTCGGCTACGACAGCTCCGTCATCAATGGCGCCGTCGAGGCCATCCGGGACCGCTTCGACGTCGGCTCGGCGACCCTCGCCCAGGTGATCGCCGCCGCACTGATCGGCTGCGCCCTCGGCGCGGCCACCGCCGGCCGCATCGCCGACCGGATCGGCCGGATCCGCTGCATGCAGATCGCCGCGGTCCTCTTCACCGCGAGCGCCATCGGCTCGGCCCTGCCGTTCGCCCTGTGGGACCTGGCCGTGTGGCGCGTCATCGGCGGCTTCGGCATCGGCATGGCCTCGGTGATCGGCCCGGCCTACATCGCCGAGGTCTCCCCGCCCGCCTACCGGGGCCGGCTGGCCTCCTTCCAGCAGGCCGCCATCGTCATCGGCATCGCCATCTCGCAGCTGGTCAACTGGGGCATCCTGAACCTCGCCGACGGCGACCAGCGCGGCAAGGTGGGCGGCCTCGAGGCCTGGCAGTGGATGCTGGGCGTCATGGTCGTCCCGGCCGTGCTCTACGGCCTGCTCTCCTTCGCCATCCCCGAGTCCCCGCGCTTCCTCGTCTCGGTCGGCCGCATGGAGAGGGCCAAGACGGTCCTGCGCGAGGTCGAGGGTGAGGGCATCGACGCCGACGCCCGCGTCCGCGAGATCGACAGCACCATCCATTCGGAGGTGAAGTCCAGCTTCAAGGACCTCCTCGGAGGCCGCTTCGGCTTCCTGCCGATCGTCTGGATCGGCATCGGCCTCTCCGTCTTCCAGCAGCTCGTCGGCATCAACGTGATCTTCTACTACAGCTCCTCGCTGTGGCAGTCGGTCGGCATCGATCCGAGCTCCTCGTTCCTGTACTCCTTCGAGACCTCCGTCGTGAACATCATCGGTACGGTGATCGCGATGGTCTTCGTGGACCGCATCGGCCGCAAGCCCCTCGCGCTCATCGGGTCCGTGGGCATGGCGATCTCCCTCGGGCTCGCCGCGTGGGCCTTCTCGTACAAGGACACCAGCGGCGGCGACATCGCCCTGCCGCACACCCAGGGGCTCGTGGCGCTCATCGCGGCCAACTGCTTCGTGCTCTTCTTCGCCCTGTCCTGGGGCGTGGTGGTCTGGGTCCTGCTCGGCGAGATGTTCCCGGGCCGCATCCGCGCCGCGGCCCTCGGCGTGGCGGCCGCCGCCCAGTGGATCGCCAACTGGGTCATCACCGTCTCGTTCCCGACGCTCTCGGACTGGAACCTGTCCGGTGCGTACGTCATCTACGCGGTCTTCGCCGTGCTCTCGATCCCGTTCATCCTCAAGTGGGTGCCGGAGACCAAGGGCAAGGCGTTGGAGGAGATGGGCTGA
- a CDS encoding LLM class flavin-dependent oxidoreductase — protein sequence MPITVARFNLIDPNGTPETLSARYKAALEMAKYADDLGIDTIQTEEHHGTGNNWLPSPFAFAGAVFGATRRIAVTVSAIIGPLYDPLKVAEDIAVLDLLSGGRLVTVAGIGYRPEEYEQHGVEWGRRGKLQDELLETLLKAWTGEPFEYRGRTVRVTPRPFTQPHPLLLVGGSSEAAARRAARLGLPFFPSAHLPELEAYYNAKLAEYGTEGFCMMPAAETPLLHISEDPDRTWAEHGERFLHEAGMYASWQSKDIRSAVRSGAHTVAELRAEGVYRILTPDEAVAYARGAGEAGNLVLHPLCGGMPLDEGWRSLQLLCEQVLPRLKE from the coding sequence ATGCCCATCACCGTGGCCCGGTTCAATCTCATCGACCCGAACGGCACACCGGAAACCCTCTCCGCCCGGTACAAGGCCGCGCTGGAGATGGCCAAGTACGCGGACGACCTCGGGATCGACACCATCCAGACCGAGGAGCACCACGGCACCGGGAACAACTGGCTGCCCTCCCCCTTCGCCTTCGCGGGCGCCGTCTTCGGCGCCACCCGCCGGATCGCGGTCACCGTCTCCGCGATCATCGGCCCGCTGTACGACCCGCTGAAGGTCGCCGAGGACATCGCGGTCCTGGACCTGCTCAGCGGCGGCCGTCTCGTCACGGTGGCCGGCATCGGCTACCGGCCCGAGGAGTACGAGCAGCACGGCGTGGAGTGGGGCCGGCGCGGCAAGCTCCAGGACGAGCTGCTGGAGACCCTGCTGAAGGCGTGGACCGGCGAACCGTTCGAGTACCGGGGCCGTACCGTACGGGTCACCCCGCGGCCGTTCACCCAGCCGCACCCGCTCCTCCTGGTCGGCGGCAGCTCCGAGGCCGCGGCCCGCCGCGCGGCACGTCTGGGGCTGCCGTTCTTCCCGAGCGCGCACCTGCCGGAGCTGGAGGCGTACTACAACGCGAAGCTCGCGGAGTACGGCACGGAGGGCTTCTGCATGATGCCGGCGGCAGAGACCCCGCTGCTGCACATCTCCGAGGACCCGGACCGGACGTGGGCCGAGCACGGCGAGCGCTTCCTGCACGAGGCCGGGATGTACGCGTCCTGGCAGTCCAAGGACATCCGCAGCGCCGTACGGTCGGGCGCGCACACGGTGGCGGAGCTGCGCGCGGAGGGCGTGTACCGCATCCTCACCCCGGACGAGGCGGTCGCGTACGCCCGGGGCGCCGGTGAGGCGGGGAACCTGGTGCTGCACCCGCTGTGCGGCGGGATGCCCCTGGACGAGGGCTGGCGGAGCCTGCAGCTGCTGTGCGAACAGGTACTGCCCCGGCTCAAGGAGTGA
- a CDS encoding cytosine permease produces MPAETTAVESRGLEPVPDGERRGRVRELVPTWVAANISVLLLTMGAGLVIFNKLNIWQVLVVAIAAPVVSYGMVGLISIAGKRGGAPGMALSRAVFGQRGNLFPGALIWVARWGWETINAVSGAYAVLTVLDLVFGVKKNTALIVVTLLFFVGCTFLVSGLGINALRVCSKWSTYLFGAFSVLVLGYLIAETDWSAVFAKPAGSTAMMVAGIGTLAAGGISWVPSGPDFTRYLPRTASARGMVGATIGGAAVVVIPMVLMGAVMAVATPDLATAQDPVSFIGELLPIWIAVPYLLIALLGMLLINSMSMYSAGFTAQTLGIKVPRAAAVSVNAVISLIFGFLLMVVATSFFGSFISFLTLLAVAFSAWIGVFGVDMLRRTSYDGAALLDTTRSSAYWYRGGFAWQAMTAWGLALVVGLLFTKVDWFSGPLATTWVGQNGLGWVAGIVTSAVLYAVLPRTPAPKAPGAPAEEPVRAGSLSN; encoded by the coding sequence ATGCCTGCCGAGACGACCGCCGTCGAGTCACGCGGCCTGGAGCCGGTCCCGGACGGCGAGCGCCGCGGCCGGGTCCGCGAACTCGTCCCGACCTGGGTCGCCGCCAACATCAGCGTGCTGCTGCTGACCATGGGCGCCGGCCTGGTCATCTTCAACAAGCTGAACATCTGGCAGGTGCTCGTCGTCGCGATCGCCGCGCCCGTGGTCTCCTACGGGATGGTGGGGCTCATATCCATCGCGGGCAAGCGCGGCGGCGCCCCCGGCATGGCGCTCTCCCGCGCCGTCTTCGGCCAGCGCGGCAACCTCTTCCCCGGCGCCCTGATCTGGGTCGCCCGGTGGGGCTGGGAGACCATCAACGCGGTCAGCGGCGCCTACGCCGTCCTGACCGTCCTCGACCTGGTCTTCGGCGTGAAGAAGAACACCGCCCTGATCGTCGTCACCCTCCTCTTCTTCGTCGGCTGCACCTTCCTGGTCTCCGGCCTCGGCATCAACGCGCTGCGCGTCTGCTCCAAGTGGTCCACGTACCTCTTCGGCGCCTTCAGCGTGCTCGTGCTCGGCTACCTGATCGCCGAGACCGACTGGTCCGCCGTCTTCGCCAAGCCCGCCGGCTCCACCGCGATGATGGTCGCCGGCATCGGCACCCTCGCGGCCGGCGGCATCAGCTGGGTCCCCTCCGGCCCCGACTTCACCCGCTACCTGCCCCGCACCGCCTCCGCCAGGGGCATGGTCGGCGCGACCATCGGCGGCGCGGCCGTCGTCGTGATCCCGATGGTGCTCATGGGCGCCGTGATGGCGGTCGCCACCCCCGACCTGGCCACCGCCCAGGACCCGGTCTCCTTCATCGGGGAGCTGCTGCCGATCTGGATCGCGGTCCCGTACCTGCTGATCGCGCTCCTCGGCATGCTGCTCATCAACTCGATGTCCATGTATTCGGCCGGCTTCACCGCGCAGACCCTCGGCATCAAGGTCCCGCGCGCTGCGGCGGTCAGCGTCAACGCCGTGATCAGCCTGATCTTCGGCTTCCTGCTGATGGTGGTCGCGACCAGCTTCTTCGGCTCGTTCATCTCCTTCCTGACCCTGCTGGCCGTGGCCTTCTCCGCGTGGATCGGCGTCTTCGGCGTGGACATGCTGCGCCGCACCTCCTACGACGGCGCCGCGCTGCTGGACACCACGCGGAGCAGCGCCTACTGGTACCGGGGCGGTTTCGCCTGGCAGGCCATGACCGCCTGGGGCCTCGCCCTGGTGGTGGGCCTGCTGTTCACGAAGGTCGACTGGTTCAGCGGTCCGCTGGCCACCACCTGGGTCGGGCAGAACGGGCTGGGCTGGGTGGCGGGCATCGTCACCTCGGCCGTCCTGTACGCCGTCCTGCCGCGCACCCCGGCGCCGAAGGCTCCGGGGGCCCCGGCCGAGGAGCCGGTCCGCGCCGGATCCCTGTCCAACTGA
- the ftsY gene encoding signal recognition particle-docking protein FtsY: MEILILAVVIALVAVGAISGLVVSSRKKKQLPPTAPSSTPTITAPPAEPQVGEDAAPTAQEPRRTIEEVALPDAESALESPVAVEDPVVEAPPAPEIEVPEPTAGRLVRLRARLARSQNTLGKGLLTLLSREHLDEDTWEEIEETLLIADVGVAPTQELVDRLRERVKVLGTRTPADLRALLKEELVALLGTDFDRAVKTESGVDTPAVIMVVGVNGTGKTTTTGKLARVLVADGRSVVLGAADTFRAAAADQLQTWGDRVGARTVRGPEGGDPASIAYDAVKEGIKEGADVVLIDTAGRLHTKTGLMDELGKVKRVVEKHGPLDEILLVLDATTGQNGLTQARVFAEVVDITGIVLTKLDGTAKGGIVIAVQRELGVPVKLVGLGEGADDLAPFEPEAFVDALIGD; encoded by the coding sequence ATGGAAATCCTCATCCTTGCCGTAGTCATCGCCCTGGTCGCGGTCGGTGCGATCAGCGGGCTCGTGGTCAGCAGCCGCAAGAAGAAGCAGCTGCCGCCCACGGCGCCGTCGAGCACGCCGACCATCACTGCCCCGCCCGCCGAGCCGCAGGTGGGGGAGGACGCCGCACCGACGGCACAAGAGCCGCGCCGCACGATCGAGGAGGTCGCCCTTCCCGACGCGGAGAGCGCACTCGAATCCCCCGTCGCCGTCGAGGACCCGGTCGTGGAGGCTCCGCCGGCCCCCGAGATCGAGGTTCCCGAGCCCACCGCCGGCCGCCTGGTCCGGCTGCGCGCCCGCCTCGCCCGGTCGCAGAACACGCTCGGCAAGGGGCTGCTCACGCTGCTCTCCCGCGAGCACCTCGACGAGGACACCTGGGAGGAGATCGAGGAGACCCTCCTCATCGCCGACGTCGGTGTCGCGCCGACCCAGGAACTGGTGGACCGCCTGCGCGAGCGCGTCAAGGTGCTCGGCACCCGCACCCCCGCCGATCTGCGCGCCCTGCTGAAGGAGGAGCTGGTCGCGCTCCTCGGCACCGACTTCGACCGCGCCGTGAAGACCGAGAGCGGCGTGGACACCCCCGCCGTGATCATGGTCGTCGGTGTGAACGGCACCGGCAAGACCACCACCACCGGCAAGCTCGCCCGCGTGCTCGTCGCCGACGGGCGCAGCGTCGTGCTCGGCGCGGCCGACACCTTCCGCGCCGCCGCCGCCGACCAGCTCCAGACCTGGGGCGACCGGGTCGGCGCGCGCACCGTGCGCGGCCCTGAGGGCGGTGACCCGGCCTCGATCGCCTACGACGCGGTCAAGGAGGGCATCAAGGAGGGCGCCGACGTGGTGCTCATCGACACCGCCGGCCGGCTGCACACCAAGACCGGTCTGATGGACGAGCTCGGCAAGGTCAAGCGCGTCGTGGAGAAGCACGGACCGCTCGACGAGATCCTGCTGGTCCTGGACGCCACCACCGGCCAGAACGGTCTGACCCAGGCCCGCGTCTTCGCGGAGGTCGTGGACATCACCGGCATCGTGCTGACCAAGCTCGACGGCACCGCCAAGGGCGGCATCGTCATCGCCGTCCAGCGCGAGCTCGGCGTCCCGGTCAAGCTCGTCGGCCTCGGTGAGGGCGCGGACGACCTGGCGCCCTTCGAGCCGGAGGCCTTCGTCGACGCCCTGATCGGCGACTGA